In Nicotiana tabacum cultivar K326 chromosome 2, ASM71507v2, whole genome shotgun sequence, the following proteins share a genomic window:
- the LOC107816696 gene encoding uncharacterized protein LOC107816696 isoform X1, with protein MEKIEESGSPGWGASFFQTTEDVARAVTAAAAAVRSPRPSVVYSSKDDSGSQLQKLQRQVSRLMKGFSSPPQVKSGAYNPEILTSQKRQWARFQLQSLDHRVWKEPSRLFESMVVVGLHPNCDIQALQRLYFSRKLDGPGRFRSALGGQSQSRVEPNLEPQVLFVYPPEKQLPLKYKDLLSFCFPAGVEVHAVERTPSMSELNEILLGQEHLKQSDLSFVFRLQVADSSTLYGCCVLVEEMVHKPSGLLSMISDGQHTRLGISRQILTTRRCYCILSRLPFFDLHFGVLNSIFTEERLERLTKQVGDLNFDSLMIDDKEENLEENPSSRSLEERDQYILNGSVESSQPITTDSVISGTVDDMSQLEYRVVEGYVHPKKDGSDNKARMVDTDIDCANKEVILERQVPEVSDNSTDDNKQLVEKGVPHAVLPLLRYHQCESSESSSSFQGSPSEDRHFRSDFDETETEEASFSGQDDSSQHSDIVEWAKANNNGSLQIICEYYQLKCPARGSTIKFHPLDHLHPLEYHRPDEALLHVAGSTIDLKSCNTSLELAEAHNALMVEEEATALSVWAIACLCGSLRLEHVLTLFAAALLEKQIVVVCSNLGILSACVLSIIPLIRPYQWQSLIMPVLPNDMLDFLDAPVPYIVGVKNKTSEVQSKLTNIVLVDANKNQVKSPTIPQLPQQKELYSCLSPYHAKLVGESYLARKRPVYECTDVQVEAAKCFLAVLRSYLDSLCSNLRSHTITNVQSNDDKVSLLLKESFIESFPSRDRPFMKLFVDTQMFSVHTDFVLSFFQKE; from the exons ATGGAGAAAATTGAAGAGTCAGGTAGCCCGGGTTGGGGTGCATCGTTTTTTCAAACAACCGAAGATGTTGCAAgagctgttactgctgctgcagcTGCTGTTCGGTCACCACGACCTTCCGTTGTATATTCATCTAAAGATGATAGTGGTAGCCAGCTTCAGAAACTTCAGCGTCAAGTTTCTAGATTAATGAAAGGTTTTTCCAGTCCCCCTCAAGTTAAAAGTGGAGCCTACAACCCGGAAATACTAACTAGCCAAAAGCGTCAGTGGGCTAGGTTTCAGTTGCAATCCCTG GATCATAGAGTTTGGAAAGAGCCATCAAGGCTTTTTGAGAGCATGGTAGTTGTCGGACTCCATCCTAACTGTGATATTCAAGCGCTTCAAAGGCTTTATTTTTCAAGAAAGCTAGACGGTCCCGGGAGATTTAGAAGTGCACTCGGTGGTCAAAGTCAATCACGGGTGGAACCTAACCTTGAGCCTCAG GTCTTGTTTGTTTACCCTCCAGAGAAGCAACTCCCACTGAAATACAAGGATCTTCTCTCATTCTGCTTTCCAGCTGGAGTAGAG GTTCATGCTGTTGAGAGAACTCCATCAATGAGTGAGTTAAATGAAATACTTCTGGGTCAG GAACACCTTAAACAAAGTGATCTATCCTTTGTGTTCCGGCTTCAG GTTGCTGATAGTTCAACCCTATACGGTTGCTGTGTTCTAGTTGAGGAAATGGTCCATAAACCCTCTGGATTGCTTTCCATGATTTCAGATGGACAACATACCCGCTTGGGTATTAGCCGCCAAATTTTAACGACACGCCGCTGTTATTGCATTCTTTCGAGACTTCCATTTTTCGATCTTCACTTTGGTGTATTAAATAG CATTTTCACTGAAGAAAGATTGGAGCGGTTAACAAAACAAGTTGGTGATCTTAATTTTGATTCCCTTATGATTGATGACAAGGAAGAAAATCTGGAAGAAAATCCTTCCAGCAGATCATTGGAAGAAAGAGATCAGTACATCCTGAATGGCTCTGTAGAAAGCTCCCAACCAATCACGACTGATTCTGTGATTAGTGGAACCGTTGATGACATGTCTCAGCTGGAGTATAGAGTTGTAGAAGGGTACGTACacccaaagaaagatggaagtGATAACAAGGCACGTATGGTTGATACTGACATAGATTGTGCTAATAAAGAAGTTATACTTGAAAGGCAAGTCCCTGAAGTTTCTGATAATTCCACTGATGATAACAAACAACTGGTAGAAAAGGGTGTACCGCATGCTGTTTTGCCACTTTTAAGATATCATCAGTGTGAAAGTTCTGAATCTTCCTCTAG CTTCCAGGGCTCTCCTAGTGAAGATAGACATTTTAGAAGtgattttgatgagaccgaaacAGAGGAAGCATCCTTTTCTGGTCAAGATGATTCAAGTCAGCATAGTGATATAGTAGAATGGGCAAAG GCCAACAATAATGGATCTTTGCAAATAATATGTGAATATTACCAGCTAAAATGTCCTGCAAGGGGCTCAACAATTAAGTTCCATCCTCTGGATCACCTTCATCCTTTAGAATACCATAGACCTGACGAAGCGCTTTTGCACGTTGCTGGATCGACAATTGACTTAAAATCATGCAATACAAGTTTGGAGTTAGCTGAG gctcacaatgcactcatggtgGAAGAGGAAGCAACTGCTCTGTCAGTCTGGGCTATTGCATGCTTATGCGGCTCATTGCGGCTTGAACAT GTGCTGACACTGTTTGCGGCAGCTTTACTGGAGAAGCAAATTGTTGTGGTTTGTTCAAATTTG GGAATATTGTCTGCTTGTGTTCTGTCCATTATCCCTTTGATTCGTCCTTATCAGTGGCAAAGCTTGATAATGCCG GTTTTGCCAAATGACATGCTGGATTTTCTTGATGCACCCGTTCCCTATATA GTAGGTGTGAAGAACAAaacctctgaggttcagtcaaAGTTAACAAATATCGTCCTTGTAGATGCTAACAAGAACCAG GTGAAGTCACCAACTATACCACAACTTCCGCAGCAAAAGGAGTTATACTCTTGCTTAAGTCCTTACCATGCAAAGCTGGTGGGAGAAAGTTATCTGGCAAGAAAAAGGCCAGTTTATGAGTGCACAGATGTTCAG GTTGAAGCTGCAAAGTGTTTCCTAGCAGTGTTGCGGTCTTACCTGGATTCTCTGTGCTCAAACCTTCGTTCACATACAATTACTAATGTCCAATCAAATGATGATAAG GTATCTCTACTCTTGAAGGAGAGCTTTATTGAGTCTTTCCCAAGTCGAGATCGGCCCTTTATGAAG CTTTTCGTGGACACACAGATGTTTTCTGTACATAcagattttgtactctctttctTCCAGAAGGAATAG
- the LOC107816696 gene encoding uncharacterized protein LOC107816696 isoform X3 encodes MEKIEESGSPGWGASFFQTTEDVARAVTAAAAAVRSPRPSVVYSSKDDSGSQLQKLQRQVSRLMKGFSSPPQVKSGAYNPEILTSQKRQWARFQLQSLDHRVWKEPSRLFESMVVVGLHPNCDIQALQRLYFSRKLDGPGRFRSALGGQSQSRVEPNLEPQVLFVYPPEKQLPLKYKDLLSFCFPAGVEVHAVERTPSMSELNEILLGQEHLKQSDLSFVFRLQVADSSTLYGCCVLVEEMVHKPSGLLSMISDGQHTRLGISRQILTTRRCYCILSRLPFFDLHFGVLNSIFTEERLERLTKQVGDLNFDSLMIDDKEENLEENPSSRSLEERDQYILNGSVESSQPITTDSVISGTVDDMSQLEYRVVEGYVHPKKDGSDNKARMVDTDIDCANKEVILERQVPEVSDNSTDDNKQLVEKGVPHAVLPLLRYHQCESSESSSSFQGSPSEDRHFRSDFDETETEEASFSGQDDSSQHSDIVEWAKANNNGSLQIICEYYQLKCPARGSTIKFHPLDHLHPLEYHRPDEALLHVAGSTIDLKSCNTSLELAEAHNALMVEEEATALSVWAIACLCGSLRLEHVLTLFAAALLEKQIVVVCSNLGILSACVLSIIPLIRPYQWQSLIMPVLPNDMLDFLDAPVPYIISCIIGKSFSMFSSCI; translated from the exons ATGGAGAAAATTGAAGAGTCAGGTAGCCCGGGTTGGGGTGCATCGTTTTTTCAAACAACCGAAGATGTTGCAAgagctgttactgctgctgcagcTGCTGTTCGGTCACCACGACCTTCCGTTGTATATTCATCTAAAGATGATAGTGGTAGCCAGCTTCAGAAACTTCAGCGTCAAGTTTCTAGATTAATGAAAGGTTTTTCCAGTCCCCCTCAAGTTAAAAGTGGAGCCTACAACCCGGAAATACTAACTAGCCAAAAGCGTCAGTGGGCTAGGTTTCAGTTGCAATCCCTG GATCATAGAGTTTGGAAAGAGCCATCAAGGCTTTTTGAGAGCATGGTAGTTGTCGGACTCCATCCTAACTGTGATATTCAAGCGCTTCAAAGGCTTTATTTTTCAAGAAAGCTAGACGGTCCCGGGAGATTTAGAAGTGCACTCGGTGGTCAAAGTCAATCACGGGTGGAACCTAACCTTGAGCCTCAG GTCTTGTTTGTTTACCCTCCAGAGAAGCAACTCCCACTGAAATACAAGGATCTTCTCTCATTCTGCTTTCCAGCTGGAGTAGAG GTTCATGCTGTTGAGAGAACTCCATCAATGAGTGAGTTAAATGAAATACTTCTGGGTCAG GAACACCTTAAACAAAGTGATCTATCCTTTGTGTTCCGGCTTCAG GTTGCTGATAGTTCAACCCTATACGGTTGCTGTGTTCTAGTTGAGGAAATGGTCCATAAACCCTCTGGATTGCTTTCCATGATTTCAGATGGACAACATACCCGCTTGGGTATTAGCCGCCAAATTTTAACGACACGCCGCTGTTATTGCATTCTTTCGAGACTTCCATTTTTCGATCTTCACTTTGGTGTATTAAATAG CATTTTCACTGAAGAAAGATTGGAGCGGTTAACAAAACAAGTTGGTGATCTTAATTTTGATTCCCTTATGATTGATGACAAGGAAGAAAATCTGGAAGAAAATCCTTCCAGCAGATCATTGGAAGAAAGAGATCAGTACATCCTGAATGGCTCTGTAGAAAGCTCCCAACCAATCACGACTGATTCTGTGATTAGTGGAACCGTTGATGACATGTCTCAGCTGGAGTATAGAGTTGTAGAAGGGTACGTACacccaaagaaagatggaagtGATAACAAGGCACGTATGGTTGATACTGACATAGATTGTGCTAATAAAGAAGTTATACTTGAAAGGCAAGTCCCTGAAGTTTCTGATAATTCCACTGATGATAACAAACAACTGGTAGAAAAGGGTGTACCGCATGCTGTTTTGCCACTTTTAAGATATCATCAGTGTGAAAGTTCTGAATCTTCCTCTAG CTTCCAGGGCTCTCCTAGTGAAGATAGACATTTTAGAAGtgattttgatgagaccgaaacAGAGGAAGCATCCTTTTCTGGTCAAGATGATTCAAGTCAGCATAGTGATATAGTAGAATGGGCAAAG GCCAACAATAATGGATCTTTGCAAATAATATGTGAATATTACCAGCTAAAATGTCCTGCAAGGGGCTCAACAATTAAGTTCCATCCTCTGGATCACCTTCATCCTTTAGAATACCATAGACCTGACGAAGCGCTTTTGCACGTTGCTGGATCGACAATTGACTTAAAATCATGCAATACAAGTTTGGAGTTAGCTGAG gctcacaatgcactcatggtgGAAGAGGAAGCAACTGCTCTGTCAGTCTGGGCTATTGCATGCTTATGCGGCTCATTGCGGCTTGAACAT GTGCTGACACTGTTTGCGGCAGCTTTACTGGAGAAGCAAATTGTTGTGGTTTGTTCAAATTTG GGAATATTGTCTGCTTGTGTTCTGTCCATTATCCCTTTGATTCGTCCTTATCAGTGGCAAAGCTTGATAATGCCG GTTTTGCCAAATGACATGCTGGATTTTCTTGATGCACCCGTTCCCTATATA ATATCTTGCATTATTGGGAAATCATTCAGTATGTTTTCTTCCTGTATTTAG
- the LOC107816693 gene encoding uncharacterized protein LOC107816693, with protein MAYDSAIPLHSHASSVTVFNGLNFSEWREQVQFHLGVMDLDLALLNDKPAAITDSSSADEKSFHKAWECPNRLSLMFMRMHIANNIKSTIPQTESAREYLKFVEEYFRSADKSLTGTLMAELTDMKFDGSRSMQNLIIEMTNIAARLQTLGMKVDSSFLV; from the exons ATGGCTtacgattcag CTATTCCTCTTCATTCACATGCTTCGTCTGTTACTGTGTTCAACGGATTGAACTTCTCTGAATGGCGTGAACAAGTCCAGTTCCACTTAGGTGTGATGGATCTTGACTTGGCTCTGCTGAATGATAAGCCTGCTGCCATTACTGATTCGAGTAGCGCGGATGAGAAGTCTTTCCATAAAGCATGGGAATGCCCTAACAGGCTAAGCCTTATGTTTATGCGAATGCATATTGCCAACAACATTAAGAGCACTATTCCACAAACAGAAAGTGCCAGGGAATACCTGAAGTTTGTGGAAGAATATTTTCGTTCTGCAGATAAGTCTCTCACTGGTACACTAATGGCTGAACTCACGGACATGAAGTTTGATGGGTCACGTAGTATGCAAAATCTTATTATCGAGATGACTAACATTGCAGCAAGACTTCAGACCTTGGGGATGAAAGTGGATAGTTCCTTTTTGGTTTAG
- the LOC107816696 gene encoding uncharacterized protein LOC107816696 isoform X2: MEKIEESGSPGWGASFFQTTEDVARAVTAAAAAVRSPRPSVVYSSKDDSGSQLQKLQRQVSRLMKGFSSPPQVKSGAYNPEILTSQKRQWARFQLQSLDHRVWKEPSRLFESMVVVGLHPNCDIQALQRLYFSRKLDGPGRFRSALGGQSQSRVEPNLEPQVLFVYPPEKQLPLKYKDLLSFCFPAGVEVHAVERTPSMSELNEILLGQEHLKQSDLSFVFRLQVADSSTLYGCCVLVEEMVHKPSGLLSMISDGQHTRLGISRQILTTRRCYCILSRLPFFDLHFGVLNSIFTEERLERLTKQVGDLNFDSLMIDDKEENLEENPSSRSLEERDQYILNGSVESSQPITTDSVISGTVDDMSQLEYRVVEGYVHPKKDGSDNKARMVDTDIDCANKEVILERQVPEVSDNSTDDNKQLVEKGVPHAVLPLLRYHQCESSESSSSFQGSPSEDRHFRSDFDETETEEASFSGQDDSSQHSDIVEWAKANNNGSLQIICEYYQLKCPARGSTIKFHPLDHLHPLEYHRPDEALLHVAGSTIDLKSCNTSLELAEAHNALMVEEEATALSVWAIACLCGSLRLEHVLTLFAAALLEKQIVVVCSNLGILSACVLSIIPLIRPYQWQSLIMPVLPNDMLDFLDAPVPYIVKSPTIPQLPQQKELYSCLSPYHAKLVGESYLARKRPVYECTDVQVEAAKCFLAVLRSYLDSLCSNLRSHTITNVQSNDDKVSLLLKESFIESFPSRDRPFMKLFVDTQMFSVHTDFVLSFFQKE, translated from the exons ATGGAGAAAATTGAAGAGTCAGGTAGCCCGGGTTGGGGTGCATCGTTTTTTCAAACAACCGAAGATGTTGCAAgagctgttactgctgctgcagcTGCTGTTCGGTCACCACGACCTTCCGTTGTATATTCATCTAAAGATGATAGTGGTAGCCAGCTTCAGAAACTTCAGCGTCAAGTTTCTAGATTAATGAAAGGTTTTTCCAGTCCCCCTCAAGTTAAAAGTGGAGCCTACAACCCGGAAATACTAACTAGCCAAAAGCGTCAGTGGGCTAGGTTTCAGTTGCAATCCCTG GATCATAGAGTTTGGAAAGAGCCATCAAGGCTTTTTGAGAGCATGGTAGTTGTCGGACTCCATCCTAACTGTGATATTCAAGCGCTTCAAAGGCTTTATTTTTCAAGAAAGCTAGACGGTCCCGGGAGATTTAGAAGTGCACTCGGTGGTCAAAGTCAATCACGGGTGGAACCTAACCTTGAGCCTCAG GTCTTGTTTGTTTACCCTCCAGAGAAGCAACTCCCACTGAAATACAAGGATCTTCTCTCATTCTGCTTTCCAGCTGGAGTAGAG GTTCATGCTGTTGAGAGAACTCCATCAATGAGTGAGTTAAATGAAATACTTCTGGGTCAG GAACACCTTAAACAAAGTGATCTATCCTTTGTGTTCCGGCTTCAG GTTGCTGATAGTTCAACCCTATACGGTTGCTGTGTTCTAGTTGAGGAAATGGTCCATAAACCCTCTGGATTGCTTTCCATGATTTCAGATGGACAACATACCCGCTTGGGTATTAGCCGCCAAATTTTAACGACACGCCGCTGTTATTGCATTCTTTCGAGACTTCCATTTTTCGATCTTCACTTTGGTGTATTAAATAG CATTTTCACTGAAGAAAGATTGGAGCGGTTAACAAAACAAGTTGGTGATCTTAATTTTGATTCCCTTATGATTGATGACAAGGAAGAAAATCTGGAAGAAAATCCTTCCAGCAGATCATTGGAAGAAAGAGATCAGTACATCCTGAATGGCTCTGTAGAAAGCTCCCAACCAATCACGACTGATTCTGTGATTAGTGGAACCGTTGATGACATGTCTCAGCTGGAGTATAGAGTTGTAGAAGGGTACGTACacccaaagaaagatggaagtGATAACAAGGCACGTATGGTTGATACTGACATAGATTGTGCTAATAAAGAAGTTATACTTGAAAGGCAAGTCCCTGAAGTTTCTGATAATTCCACTGATGATAACAAACAACTGGTAGAAAAGGGTGTACCGCATGCTGTTTTGCCACTTTTAAGATATCATCAGTGTGAAAGTTCTGAATCTTCCTCTAG CTTCCAGGGCTCTCCTAGTGAAGATAGACATTTTAGAAGtgattttgatgagaccgaaacAGAGGAAGCATCCTTTTCTGGTCAAGATGATTCAAGTCAGCATAGTGATATAGTAGAATGGGCAAAG GCCAACAATAATGGATCTTTGCAAATAATATGTGAATATTACCAGCTAAAATGTCCTGCAAGGGGCTCAACAATTAAGTTCCATCCTCTGGATCACCTTCATCCTTTAGAATACCATAGACCTGACGAAGCGCTTTTGCACGTTGCTGGATCGACAATTGACTTAAAATCATGCAATACAAGTTTGGAGTTAGCTGAG gctcacaatgcactcatggtgGAAGAGGAAGCAACTGCTCTGTCAGTCTGGGCTATTGCATGCTTATGCGGCTCATTGCGGCTTGAACAT GTGCTGACACTGTTTGCGGCAGCTTTACTGGAGAAGCAAATTGTTGTGGTTTGTTCAAATTTG GGAATATTGTCTGCTTGTGTTCTGTCCATTATCCCTTTGATTCGTCCTTATCAGTGGCAAAGCTTGATAATGCCG GTTTTGCCAAATGACATGCTGGATTTTCTTGATGCACCCGTTCCCTATATA GTGAAGTCACCAACTATACCACAACTTCCGCAGCAAAAGGAGTTATACTCTTGCTTAAGTCCTTACCATGCAAAGCTGGTGGGAGAAAGTTATCTGGCAAGAAAAAGGCCAGTTTATGAGTGCACAGATGTTCAG GTTGAAGCTGCAAAGTGTTTCCTAGCAGTGTTGCGGTCTTACCTGGATTCTCTGTGCTCAAACCTTCGTTCACATACAATTACTAATGTCCAATCAAATGATGATAAG GTATCTCTACTCTTGAAGGAGAGCTTTATTGAGTCTTTCCCAAGTCGAGATCGGCCCTTTATGAAG CTTTTCGTGGACACACAGATGTTTTCTGTACATAcagattttgtactctctttctTCCAGAAGGAATAG